A DNA window from Engystomops pustulosus chromosome 10, aEngPut4.maternal, whole genome shotgun sequence contains the following coding sequences:
- the CDC20 gene encoding cell division cycle protein 20 homolog, translated as MAQFVFENDLNSILKLDAPIVNAPMARWQRKAKEGSCSSANTSVNSSVLTPMKAANRSHSSSKTPSRTPGKSQGKLQGTPSRAGGDRFIPNRSAMQMDVASFLLSKENEPEDQSPTKKEQQKAWAVNLNGFDMEEAKILRLGGKSLNAPEGYQNNLKVLYSQKTTPGSSKKPSRYIPSVPDRVLDAPEIRNDYYLNLIDWSSQNLLAVALSETVYLWNYLSGDIVLLLQMENSEEYISSVSWIKEGNYLAVGTSNAEVQLWDVQQQKRLRNMVSHSSRVGALSWNNHILSSGSRTGHIHHHDVRVAQHHVATLAGHTQEVCGLKWSPDGRHLASGGNDNLVNIWPSVQGDSGEFTPVQTFTHHQGAIKAVSWCPWQSNVLATGGGTSDRHIRIWNVCSGSCLNAVDTHSQVCSILWSTNYKELISGHGFAQNQLVIWKYPTMSRVAELKGHSARVLSLAMSPDGSTVASAAADETLRLWNCFEVDPVTKKEKEKARSSKSIIHQSIR; from the exons ATGGCGCAGTTTGTGTTTGAGAATGACCTGAACAGCATCCTGAAGCTGGATGCGCCCATCGTTAACGCCCCAATGGCGAGGTGGCAGCGCAAAGCCAAGGAGGGCTCCTGCTCGTCCGCTAACAcatcggtgaactccagcgtccTGACGCCCATGAAGGCAGCAAACCGATCCCACAGCTCCAGCAAGACTCCGTCCAGGACTCCAG GCAAGTCGCAGGGTAAGCTGCAGGGAACGCCGTCCCGGGCCGGAGGGGATCGCTTCATTCCCAACCGCAGTGCCATGCAGATGGATGTGGCCAGCTTCCTGCTCAGTAAGGAGAATGAGCCTGAGGACCAATCTCCCACAAAAAAG GAGCAGCAGAAGGCCTGGGCTGTCAACCTCAATGGATTTGATATGGAAGAAGCCAAAATCTTGCGGCTTGGTGGGAAGTCTCTGAATGCCCCTGAAG GTTATCAGAACAATCTAAAGGTTCTGTACAGTCAAAAGACGACTCCTGGATCCAGCAAGAAGCCCAGCAGATACATCCCGTCCGTTCCTGACAGAGTCCTCGATGCCCCTGAGATCAGGAATGATTACT acctgaacCTAATAGACTGGAGTTCCCAGAATCTTCTGGCCGTGGCACTGAGCGAGACTGTTTACCTCTGGAATTACCTGAGCGGAGACATTGTCCTACTGCTACAGATGGAGAACTCTGAGGAATACATCTCATCTGTCTCCTGGATCAAGGAAGGGAATTACCTGGCAGTGGGGACCAGCAATGCTGAAGTACAG cttTGGGACGTTCAGCAGCAGAAGCGTTTACGGAACATGGTCAGTCACTCGTCCCGCGTCGGCGCCCTCAGCTGGAACAACCACATCCTGTCCAG TGGCTCCCGGACAGGACACATCCACCACCACGATGTCAGAGTTGCTCAGCATCATGTCGCCACTCTTGCAGGTCACACACAAGAGGTCTGCGGCTTGAAGTGGTCCCCTGATGGCCGCCATCTAGCCAGTGGGGGTAATGATAATCTGGTAAATATCTGGCCCAGTGTCCAAGGAGACTCCGGGGAGTTCACACCTGTGCAGACCTTCACACACCACCAGGGAGCCATCAAG GCCGTGTCCTGGTGCCCCTGGCAGTCTAATGTCCTTGCAACTGGTGGTGGAACAAGTGACAGACACATCAGAATCTGGAACGTGTGCTCCGGCAGCTGCCTGAACGCTGTGGACACGCACTCGCAG GTCTGCTCCATCCTCTGGTCCACAAACTACAAGGAGTTAATCTCTGGCCACGGTTTTGCACAGAACCAGCTGGTGATCTGGAAGTACCCAACCATGTCCCGGGTAGCGGAGCTGAAAG GGCACAGCGCCCGGGTCCTCAGCCTGGCCATGAGCCCGGATGGCAGCACCGTGGCCTCTGCTGCAGCAGACGAGACCCTGAGACTCTGGAATTGCTTTGAGGTGGATCCAGTCACCAAGAAGGAAAAGGAGAAGGCGCGGAGCAGCAAGAGCATCATCCACCAAAGCATCCGCTGA